atttaccAACAAAATACGAGTTTCAGGAACCATGAGTGTTTGTccgaaaatatttttactttaattactGCTTAAGAAAtcgaaaacacaaacaaacaggCCTGTCAACTCAACTGGTTCCAAGGAAAGAACACTGAAGCTATCACCAAACCATATGCTTAAACTGATGTAGCTTCAAATTTCAATCAGGttcatgaatatattaatgtcAATCAGATGATATGAAAACCATTCAAATGGTACTAcgaagaagagaaattaacTCAGGATATAGTCTCCGAAGgtaaattcaagaaactgtCAGAGAAGTTACAACGCGAAGTGAATGGTAGGAACAGCAAATTCTAATGAAATGCGCCAAGAACTAACAGATTAGGCAGAAGTTGAAGTCAGCAGCTTTTTCTACGGATACTTTCTAACTAGTTGTGTGTTGTTGCTCTCCTTGCCAAGCCCAGACAATTTCCCTAAGGGCCGGTCTTATTTTCTGTCTCAACAAGCGCTGATAATCTATGGAATCGCCACTGGACTTTGTCAGCTCGACTAAATAGAATGACGgagatatttcaaaaattgtcACATCAACCGACAAAGTTGCGTTCCTACTGTCATTAGACCCCTCTATTCTCATAGACCCTTGATCCTTCTTCGTAAGTTCGAACCTTAAGAGACGAGCAATATCCTCAAGCTTCGACATGATAAAAGAAGCTGACTTTGTTGATGTGAACTGAACTTCGTCCTTCTGATCATTGCTAACGAACAAGCCAGACAAGTCGAATCCTGTGGAGAGAGATATGATATCAAATGCGTTCAGATTAGTAGGCTTTGCCAACTCTGGCTTTGTTGGGGCAATGTTATCACAGTCAGAAGGTTTCAGAACAGCATCAATGTCAATTGGACGCTTCTCGATATCTCCTGCACTGGTCCCTGTATCTTTGGAATCCAAACCTTTTCGGAACCAGgatttttccataattttggCTATGGAAATCCTAGAGTTCGGGTTTGGATCAAGGATCCTCATAAATAGTCTTCGAACTTCAGGTGGGAACCAATTAGGGCATTTATATTCGGCCCTCGATATCTTCCTATACATCTCCATAAGATTTGCGTCATAAAATGGAAGATAACCTGCAAGTAGAACAAATAGTATGACCCCACACGACCAGACGTCAGCCTTAGCCCCGTCATAACCTTTTCTGCTAATAACCTCAGGAGCAACATATGCCGGGGTTCCACATGTTGTGTGGAGTAATCCATCTTGCCGCTTGGACTCTGAGAGCGCACTCAAACCAAAATCAGACACCTTTAGATTCCCATTTTCATCAAGCAACAGGTTTTCCAGTTTCAAATCACGGTGATACACACCCCGGCTGTGGCAAAAATGAACAGCACAAATCAATTGTTGAAAGTATTTTCGAGCAATATCCTCCTTAAACTTTCCCTTGGCAACCTTGTGAAAAAGCTCCCCCCCTTTGGCATATTCCATCACGAAGTAGATCTTAGTTTTGGTGGCCATTACTTCATGGAGCTGCACTATATTTTGGTGTTTGACCATACTCATAATAGATATCTCTCGCTTCGTCTGATCAATAAGCCCAACCTTTACTACTTTTTCCTTATCAATTACCTTGATGGCCACACTCTGTCCAGTTTTGAGGTTCCTACCATAGTAAACTTTGGCGAAAGTGCCTTGTCCTAGCAATCTCCCAACTTCATATTTCTCCATCAATATGTTTCCATTAGTCTCCATTTGAAAACCTGCTATATGCTAGCACCGGTTTCGTTCTCCTTCTGTCTATGATATTTAAAATGCCCGattctttataaataaagaacCCGGCCGTCTAACAGAGTCGCGTTTTAACACTGGAGAAGGACGATAGATGGTATCATTGTGCTTCTGGCTGCAAAACTTGATTGTGCCATTATGTTCATGCCTGTCACCATCAAGGACAAACGAGATGGATTCAGACTGAGGCACAATCTTGCAGGCACTGAACCCGGTAGCCTCAGCGACGAAACACATCTTTCCACATTCCCAGGAACTTGGATATCAACAAACAGTTGCGGAGATTCTGAATGTGAAGGCAGATCAAAGAGTGAGAAGCACACACAACTATGATTATGAATTAGTAAGAAAATTCCATCCTATAGACAAAAGTAAGCCATCTCTTATGCTATCAAGAATCTTGGTTAAAGCACATCAAATTTAGAGCATGACAAATTGAATTGTCAGCTTAGAGTCAATCAACAAACAGTTGGGGTGCATTAAATCAGCATGTCGAATTCATTCCCTTTCTCAAATTAATCAGGGCATGCTTTCTATTAACCTACAAATCAACATCTTCCTTGCCAACATACAACTCAACATGCTAAAACAGAGAAATCAGACCATTAGGCAACACGCGGGAAACAACTTCAACTTGAAACACAAACTCATCTCAGCAGATTTAGATCTGTAAAACCCTTTGATTCAGAGAcccaaaaatcacaaataccaTACAAGCATAAATGCGTGAGCCCGACAAGAATCAAACTGAATGCTAACTAAATATGTGCACCCAAGAATTCCTGCACGCACAAAAACAAGAGAATCTAATACCAAAATTTCAACATCATGTGATTACACGCTCAGAAAAAGATCCCAGAAACAGACGCATTCACCAAATTATTTGCATCAAATCGGAACAAAACTTCAAACGGGACAatgaaaaacttcaaaaagtCAAATGGGTTTGTGAGAAAAGACCCATACCTCGGTGAAGGAAGGAGCTTCAGTTGGATCCAAAACCTTCGGAGAAAAAGAGGGAGGAGTACTGAGGCGAAGAGCATGTGAAGTTCGAGTGAATATATGTAGTCTGACAGAGTACAAATGACTATTATGGGAACGTATCTCACGGTATTTATGAGTTTTTGTACCGTTGTGTGTTTTGAGTTCGCCGTCTTCAACGTTGCTTGGGGTTTTGTTTCTCTACAACTGAAATTATGTGTGATTCTGCATTTGGCAAGTATGAGCCAACAGAGAAGTGACACATTGGAAAGTTTCTAATTACGAGGGTAGTTTGGTACATCAACAGTAAAAAcccttattatataattgatcactATTTTTAAACTCTAcgtaaatacatatttaaagtCTGACAGAACCTCCAttcgaattaaaatttccaTCATGTTACATTTGAAAGAGAAGATCTTAacttgaattatatatttggaaaaattattttaattcttttgtattaaatgaatttaaaattcattgcaatattacaaaatataattcaaaggATCAAAGTCAAAGAAATAATTGGTATTTTTAGAAAGGTcctcacacaaattcttgtcaTTAAAAACCACCATTTTCATTAaggatttgaaaataattgtactttttttttatagttgataaattaaatcgaGATGAATTCATTGTTGTTAacccaaataaatatatttaatcaccATGAAATGTTACTTTTGCCAAAATTCATCTAACCCTTCGC
This region of Sesamum indicum cultivar Zhongzhi No. 13 linkage group LG4, S_indicum_v1.0, whole genome shotgun sequence genomic DNA includes:
- the LOC105160810 gene encoding CBL-interacting protein kinase 2, yielding METNGNILMEKYEVGRLLGQGTFAKVYYGRNLKTGQSVAIKVIDKEKVVKVGLIDQTKREISIMSMVKHQNIVQLHEVMATKTKIYFVMEYAKGGELFHKVAKGKFKEDIARKYFQQLICAVHFCHSRGVYHRDLKLENLLLDENGNLKVSDFGLSALSESKRQDGLLHTTCGTPAYVAPEVISRKGYDGAKADVWSCGVILFVLLAGYLPFYDANLMEMYRKISRAEYKCPNWFPPEVRRLFMRILDPNPNSRISIAKIMEKSWFRKGLDSKDTGTSAGDIEKRPIDIDAVLKPSDCDNIAPTKPELAKPTNLNAFDIISLSTGFDLSGLFVSNDQKDEVQFTSTKSASFIMSKLEDIARLLRFELTKKDQGSMRIEGSNDSRNATLSVDVTIFEISPSFYLVELTKSSGDSIDYQRLLRQKIRPALREIVWAWQGEQQHTTS